Below is a window of Garra rufa chromosome 24, GarRuf1.0, whole genome shotgun sequence DNA.
tgatttctgaaggatcatgtgactggattaatgatactaaaaattcaacgttgaaatcagttaaagcagaagagacttcttttaaaaatgaaaaatcttactgttcaaaaacttttgactggtagtgtatagaatACTGCTGATAAATaataaagtcaaagtcaaatTGCATGTTGAAAACTAGTTTCCCTTTTGTTTTTAACTAGTCCAACATCTGCTTCAAAAATgagactgtttttattttattttaattatttagtcTATCCTGTTCTCGCTCACTTGTTTCTTGACAAACATCTGCTGTGGCTAAAGCGTTACACACTCTTAAACACGCTCCAAACCTCAGATTCATTAATAGCGCTTTCTCTCTCCGTGCCTTATTCGCTAAATTATTAACAACCACTCCTGATGCTGGAGGCCTTTGCCTCGCTAGTGAACAAAATCAGCTTTTTATTATTCCTTTAATCCTTCTTATTTCCTATTGAATTGTTAAAGAGCAAAGGCGCACTTTCAGCAGGGGTCCTGACCATTTCATCTTTCAACACCAAAACAAACACAATTTTGgcctgtgcaaaaaaaaaaaaaaaaagtggtgtaAGTGGCACAGTTAGAAGTACTAAAAGTTTGGTTGCATGATTTATGAAGGTTCTGCACGGAGACTTGACTTCATGAATATTCATTAGTTATGTTAATGATGCAGTTACATCATCTGGATAGCTTGTACCTTCTTTGATCAATCTCAGTTATGTAtttgcaaatgtgaccctggatcacaaaaccagtcataagggtcaatttttctgaGATGAGATAGCCAAGATACGtctttttgaaaatctgagggtgcaaaaaaatctaaatattgaggcaatcgcctttaaagttgtccaaaggaatttcttagcaatgcatattactaatcaaaaatgaagttttgatcattttgacccatacaatgtatttttggctattgctacaaatatacctgtgctacttaagactggttttgtggtccagagtcacatatacaaTAGCAACACATGTTGatattaagtttttgtttttgtctttgtgTTTCAGCTACATCTAATGGAACGATGGAAGGGCTGGATAATCAGGAAGGAGGGGTGTGTAAAACCAAGTCGATGAAAATCATCATGAAGGTTGGACAAAGTGAGTAATGGTTTCGCTGTCATGTGGGTGTCTAATAGCTGTTTTACTGTGTAGAACAATAGCAAAGCCTTTCGAACCTGGCGCAGACCCTGCGGTGTAATTAATGACGATTATTCATAAATCACCTCACCAGTGACATCTGTAGTAATTATCATTGGCCACACCCAACACAAGCCACTGAATTTCTCGCTCTCTCACAAACATACAGACACAAGCTGAAGGTCACTAGATTAATCATGGCTGCTTGTGTTTTAAtgacaaacacagacacacacactcacggCCGCTATCAGTCACACACGCACACTTTTATTTCGCTGAGCAGCGTGAAAGTAATAGCTCTCCACATGAAAATGCATACATGTATCCGAGTGATGAATGTGTTTCTTATCTATGTTTTGCAGACCCCTCCGATCCCATTTCCCCCAAAGAATACCCCACCAGTTACCCTCCCAAACACCCCGACGCAGGGAGCAAGGACACCAAATCGAATGAAGTACTTGACAAGCACGGTACGTCACACTTTATCACCTCACGCACCTGTAAGGGGACGCTCACTGATTCATCATTCTCTCCGCTTTTTAATCTCTTTTTTGCTGAGCAAGTGCCAGTCCTCTGTCACTGATTCGTTCTCATAAAATCCTTCTGACAAGCAAACCGTTAATGTGACAGAGCAAGACAAACACGCTGGAACGCATTCGTTGTACAATCCAGCTTCTCTTTTTCTACCTAGAAGCATATGGACATCAAAGTCATTCGAGTGAAGTGTCTTAGGTACAATAATCCACTAGAAGCTCATCTGTTCTGCCAGACTCGGGCCTCAATAGAGTCCAAAGCTGTGCGAGGTCAACCTAGCTTTCCATGACCACAGAGACGTTATCTATCCTAATACACGTTTTAGAGAGTTCGAAATGTCTTTCCGAAAACTGAACACATAACGAATTCATTTAAACCATTTAGATAAAGGCACTTCTTATTAAACTTCTTATTAAAAATTATCTTTCTTTTCTTTACAGCACTTACGCTACTGCACAAGCTTTGTACTCGGGTTTCTTCTTGAAATTTGTTTTCACGCCACTGCTAATACCGTCGGCTCTTTTATGATCAATCGCTTGTGTTTTCTCTCCTGCTTTAGATAAAAGCtgctaaataaatacatgtaaatttATTTCACCATACATAAAAGACGTTTCATTTAGTGTCAAGGCATCTTTTTAATTGCTTATGAGTATGCCACTTCCTTTTAAGTCTGAAAGCAAGTGCACACCAAGAACTTTAACTATAACTATAGGTGTGTTTGACTTGAACCACGGCTATAAACGGTGGTCAACGAATTTAACACTTTCAGtgaataaaatgcaatatttgtCAAATACACAGATGTTTCAGATGTTTTCATGAACATTAAAgagattcacccaaaaataaaaattagcccattatttactcaaccctccaggcatcctaggtgtacatgacttccttctttcagataaatgcaatcggagttatattgaaaattatcctgtcacttccaagctttagaacggcatgggcgggtgtttctcgtcatcagttcaaaacaagtctaataaaaGTACATCcatcaataataaaaaagtgtctcacacagctccggagggtgaataaaggtctcctgtagtgaatcgatgtgattttgtaagaaaaatatccatatttaaaacataagaatcactttaatttaGCTTGCACCAACTGCTCGTACATggaatttatacatcatctgaaagctgaataaatattctttcattgatgtttggtttgtttagataatattaggacaatatttggctgagatacaactatttgaaaatctggaatctgagggtgaaaaaaatctaaatattgagaaaattgcctttaaatttgccCAAATAAagatcttaacaatgcatattactaatttaaaattacattttaatatatttatggtagggaatttacaaaatatcttcatggaacatgatctttacttaatatcctaatgatttttggcataaaataaaaataattttgacccatacagtgcatttttggctattgctacaaatatactcatgctacttaagactggatttgtggtccagggtcacatatttgattcagatttgcatcatatTGTAagtttgaatttcactgttttaattaattttgagaAATACTAAATCTGTTTTTACTTTTGCAAATGAGAAATATTAATGCATGTTGACATTTGGTCTAGAACTATAGTAACATCACATTTACATAGTGCACACAATGCCTCttccaatttctctcaacatggggacagactTGTCAGTCATTTAAtgaaaaaagtaaatgaaaagtaatgcattactgtacttgttacttgaaaaaagtaatctgattagtgATTGCGTAACGTTATTTGTAATGCGTAACCCCCAAACACTGACTATAACTACTTTAGCATTTAAcataattatcattattgttatagttatcgACATCActaggatagttcaccaaaaaatggaaagtctgtcattaattactcaccctcatgtcgttccgaaaatgaacaaaggtcttacaggtttggaatgacataagagtgagtaattaatgacaaaattccCTTTAATACCAGTTGCTCATTACTTTTTTGCCAagctcatgttttttttttttttcctgtttcagATGCATCTCATCAAGGAGAAGAGAAGGGAAATGGAAACAAATCGTCATCGGTCATCGGCTCAGAGGTCGCCCTGTTCGCCTGCATCGCCTCAGCCAGTgtcatcgtcatcatcatcatcatcatgctgGTATTCCTCCTGCTGAAGTATCGACGACGCCATCGCAAACACTCGCCTCAACACGCCACCACGCTGTCGCTCAGTACATTAGCTACGCCTAAGAGGGGCGGCGGCGGCGGCAACAACAACGGCTCGGAGCCGAGTGACATCATCATCCCGCTGCGGACTGCTGACAGCGTCTTCTGCCCACATTACGAGAAAGTGAGCGGCGATTACGGACACCCCGTTTACATCGTACAAGAAATGCCGCCGCAAAGCCCAGCAAACATCTATTATAAAGTGTGAAAACGGACACGCTTCTTTCGGACGTTTTAACTGTAACCCCCCACGTGCCCCTCGATGAACCCCCACCCAACGTGGGCGGCATGGGCTCACCCTCGTCCTGCCCCctcttatttttttgttgttcttgTTTATTTTACCATATTCCCGATTATTACTCTCAGTATAGATGTTGCTGATGGTGGAGTGACACTCCTGATTCGCTGCTCTTGCACCTGCAAAAACGAAACACATCGAAAATGACAAAAGTGTGTGTACGAGGGAGCGTGTGTGAATCAGACGAGCGGGGGAGAGGGGGGTTAAAGGGGTGGCCGTGAACAAGAGAGGTCAAGACAACGATTCTTCCTCTTTTTGTCCACTACATCATCTCCCTTAAGGACACAACATGCGGAGATGGAAAACGATGGAGAAGTGACGTGACAGTATCACACAGCAAGAAATACGAACTTGAGCTGTTTTTATAGCTGGGCCGATTGGCTGATCCGTCTCAAAACAGAACGTGAATGCAGCTGATTGGTCAAAGCTACAGGAAGTGGATTTAAAAAAGCTCTCCGGAGCCTACTGTTGGACTTTTGAATGGACATCATCTGTTTTTTGCACGTTTACTCGTACTGTTTTCATTTGCGTTCGCTCTCCTCATTTGCTCACCACTACAAAATGACTCACGATGTTTACTTGAAGTCTTTTTGTACGGTCATTCGTCTTGCGTTTCTTTCTGTCATTCCCAGTGCAGTCCACTTGCAGATTTGTTTGGTAGGAAACTAATAGGTATCGTCGTAGAGATCCTTTCGTGCTGGTTTATGTGGCGTTTAGTAGCGTGGAAGACACACATTTCATTTCGTACACGTCTGCTGCCAGGGCTGGAAGTTGAGAGAAAATagagaaggaaggaaggaaaggacGTCGATATTTGGTACAGTTGCTGTCCTGTTGCCTGCTGGGAAGGTGGAGGACCCAATGAACACTTTAGCAGCACTTTGAAAGCCTCACCACCTTTCCCAGATGGAGTACAAGAACTTAAGAACAACACATTAAGACAGGAGCGAATCACTCAAGGCTTATTAGGAAAAGTCATTTTCTGACACAAAATGGCCACCTTCCCCAGGCATGTCGCTGCAAAAGTTCCTGTTTTTCTAGTATTTCTGCCATCACACAactcacacactctctcactcacCAGTGGCCGGTGCAGATTGTGGAAAAAGGAGAACTGGTGCTTTACTTTTTTGCTCAAAAGCACAGGGACATCAAGATATAATTTAGTTTGAAATGAAACAAAGGATTTAATTAGTATTTCTTAATGGATTTGTTTAGCGGTAGATGAAAATGGTTGGAAGGAGTGCACGTAGATTTTATTTATGATAGCATACGGACAGGTCGGCGTGAGACGGCGAGAATATGAATAATTTATGGCGAATCTGCACATTATGCAAGCTTCGAGTTTTCCTTTTTGTCAACATCTCGCTATTTGCTTTTTTTCCATCGATCCCTACACGAATAGCTGCCTTTTcgaccacaaacacacacatacccgCACAAAAAGCACATGCGCTCGTGGCCAGGGAAGAAGGGGCGGCTTTTGGAAGGAGCCCTCAGGGAAAACAGCATGTTGGGTTTTAAAATAGCCGAAAGGAATGAGAGGGAAGGGCCAGAAACGGACCAAAGGAAGGGCACGTCTAGCAGAGTCCTGACTAAACCAACTTCTCCGGCCTGCCTGTCTCAGTTGATGAAGCTCAGATGTGCTCTGGGTTGAAATTAGGCCCCTTAATCTGGAAGGAAAGCAGTAGACGTGGGTTAGCGAGCATACCAGATGAGAACGAGCGCAGGCTAAATGTAGTAAATTGCATGAAATGAGATCTTTCAGGCTCAGATTGTGGGAGGTTTTTGGAGGGGGGAAAGCAAAAACACACATTATGATCGATGGAGGTCACGAGTGGACTTAGCGTGTGTTTGTAAGAGAGGATGAGTATCCCACAACCCGCAGAGGATTTTTTTGGAACCCCTTACTCGTGTGTCGTCATTCGTGCGAAGCCCTTCGTGAGCGATGCCAGCCTGCAAAACACTTCATTTGTTCGAATTGGTGGACTTAAGAGTTGAAAAAGTCCACAGTCGCACATTAACTGTTCATCCATTGTTTTCACTTGTTCATGGAGGTTCTTGATTTGAGAACCGAGAAGCCAAGCCTTGTGTGATCGGAGCTTTGTGCCTCTGTAAGAGGCCACAAAATCTGCAAAtatgcaatttttatttatttttataacaatTGAGGAAAAAAAGATGATATACGTTCACCTATGGAAAAGTGTTCTTAACCActgaaaattaaatgaaacaataCAGCATACGAAAACACTACAACCCCggtgtgttattattattattattgctattattttttactttgtgCTGTAGGTTCGAGGTAAACTGTGAAACATGAAcacttaaacacacacatacatgttgaAGACTGAGCAGTTGTTTGACTTTAgaagacacacacaaacacacaagcacacacacacacacacacacacacacacacacacacacacacacagacgcataCTACAAAAATGACAAACATTGCTGTTTGGTTGCTGTCCCATATGGGCTAAATATGACAATCTCCTTAGTTTCTTCGAATCCGAAGACACTGTCCTGGCAAGCAGGTTGCAAGCGTTCTCGTAACCTTTTAGGAGCGGTAGGACTTAACTAGTAGCGTAAGATGTTGCACCGGTGTGGGCGGAAGGTTTGCGAAACGCTGGGAGAAGTGTCTTCGGGCCACTGTAAAATGCCTTGCTTGTATGGTCACCCTGAGTTCACGAGACTCTAGTTTTTGCACCGTACATCTGTAGGTGAGAGGCTGTAAATACGTTATTGTTTGTATTGTATATGGATCCCCGGTTGTTACGATAGCCTTATTCTCACATTTctagcaaataaaaaaaagtgaagaaaaaaaaaatacatgatgAATCACTTCAGTTAAAAGAGAGCATACTAATTTTTTTGGTAAATAACTTGTGTAAATATTGACGACGAACCCAATAAATCGTTTTTTTATAAACTCTTAAGTAAGATGTTTTGTATAGAATTGGAATTTTTTGCTATGTATTTTAGCTAGCACTCGTCAGACCCTCCCACTCAACCCTTTTGCACTGTTCCCATGGTGATCTGGTTTAAAAATGAGATAGAGAATTGCCAAACTGACTGCTTGCTGCATATTTGTGCCATACGTGTGTACCAtagatatttatttaattagttctttggttttgctttttttttctacCCAGTTTGTACACAACCTCAGTATTATCATTTGAGTTTTTTCCCCGACTTCTCCGTTTCCTGTTATCTTTCTGTTGCTATCGTTTGCAGATGGCCCGTGCGCCCATCCTTCTCTCGCAGTAAGACCTGGTCAGGACGTGCaaccttataaaagtcatagaaATGAAATGGCACACATTCCACCAGTCTGTTACAAACTGAAAATGTTTTTCAATAAAATGTTTTTCCTATGGAACTTTCAGTTCTCTTTTTATGTTTATTGGATGCGGTTTGACACGTCGTGTCAGGTGGAGTTCATCCGTTTACAATTAGGCGTCATTTTGTACCAATTTTCCTGAAATGAATGAACTCTTGTCTGATATTCATGAATGAAAACCTGCCCAGACACATTTGAGGTTGGTTCATAAGCCTGTTAACAATAATGTGGTGGAACTTTTGATCATTCTGCTTAACCACAAACATTAAATAAGCAGAGGGTTCAAGAAGTTCAGACATAATCTTCTAATGAAATAATGTTAGTTTAGGGCAGGGTGTCGACTTGATCCATTTTGTGTAAATGTATACAGTTATTACGAAATTATGAACCATTACAAGAACACCAGCTATAGCCACAGAAAGTAGAAAGtctataaaaagtatttttaaatgattcattaaaagaacTGGCTCGTAAGAGTCAATTATTCGTAAATAGGGCACACtttatatttttgattcactaacaTCTGTCTTAAAAGAGGTATGAATCATATCTTACTTGTTTAtaagctttatttttttaattcccaAAAAAGAATCATTCATGAGTCAATCGTTCATTAATTGGATGGCATGGGTTGCACTGTATAATtttaattcactaaaaagaactggtagAGTCATTTGATGGTTGGGAAtatttctatggaagcccattttcaccactgaataaacaataaaaaaggtaattgcgactttttattcagaattgcatgatacaaactcgcaattctgcaaTTGCAacttaaattctgactttacaacccgccattgcgagtttatatcacgcaaacctgactttatttctcagaactcaGAGTTTATATATCGCAGTTTTCGagtttatacactcttaaaaaggtgctttaaaaggttcttcacagcgatgccatagaagaaccatttttggttccacaaagaaccattcagtcaatggTTCCtttaagaaccatctctttcttacctttttatcatTTGAAAAACCTTCTTCTGTTAAACAGAAAGGttttttagatgttaaaggttctttatgaaaccatttagacaaccatttcttctatggcatcatgaagcacctttccTTTTTATAGAGTGTATCTcaatcaattctgagaaaaaagtcagaattgcaagattcgcaataaccttttttaattttttattcagtggttgaaacgggcttccatatattTCAGTTGTGTAAATGTGTACAATTATTATCAAATTATTAACCCATGAATAATTCATTTTTGGAGTTATAAATTCCAAAAATAACACTAGCTACAGTTACAAAatatagaaagtttagaaaaagtatttttgaaCGATTCATTCAAAGAACTGACTCATAAATGTCAATTATTCGTAAATAGGGCacactgtatatttttttcatagatTCATTAACAAGAACTGTCTTAAaagagtttgtgaatcatatcATACTTGTTTATaaactttatattttaaatttgctAATAAGAATCACTCATAAATCAAGCGTTCATTAACTAGACAACCTGGGTTGCACTGTTATAAACTCCAATAAGATCACAGCTACAGAAAGTAGAAAGTTTAGAAAAAGGTATTTTTTAATGATTCATTAAAAGATCTGCCTCATAAATAGGGCAcacagtatatttttttcatttactaaCAAAAGCTGTCTTAAaagagtttgtgaatcatatcatacttttttataagctttatattttatatttgctaAAAATATCACTCTTGAGTCAAGCGTTCATTAATTGGACAACCTGGGTTGCACTGTTATAAACTCCAAGAAGATCACAGCTACAGAAAGTAGAAAGTCTAGGGAAAAGTATTTTTGAATGATTCAGTAAAAGAACTTGGTTAGAGTCAATTGTTCATAAATAGGGCACACAGTACATTTTCTTATTTGTTTATGagctttatattttaaattcGCTAAAAAGAATCACTCATGAGTCAAGTGTTTATTAAATGGACGACATGGGTTGCGGCGTAtgattttgattcactaaaacgaACTGATACAAGATTAATTTAATAGTTGGGCACATTTCAGTTGTAAAACTAAGAACCCAtgaacatttcatttcatttttgaaGTTATGAACTCCAAAAAGGACACCAGCAACAGCAACAGCAACAGAAAGTATAAAGTCTAAAAAAGGctttttgaatgattcattaaaagaacTGGCACATAAGAGTCTGTTTGCAAATAGGGCACAcagtatatttttgattaattaacAAGAACTGCCTTAAAAGTGATTGTGAATCATATCGCACTTGTTTAagctttatattttaaatttattcaaaataatcaCTCATAAGTCAAGCATTGATTAATTAGACAACATGGGTTGCCTGTTATAAACTCACAGCTACAGAAAGTAGAAAGCCTATAAAAGTCTTTTTGAATGATTCTttaaaagaactggctcataacAGTCAACTGTTCCTAAATAGGGCACATGGTACATTTTTCATTCACTAATAAAAACTTAAGTCTTAAAAGTCTTTGTGAATCATACTTGTttataagatttatatttttaatttgctaAAAAGAATCACTTATGAGTCAAATGTTTATTAACTGGACAACATAAGTTGCACTTTTtgattttgattcactaaaaaaccTGATAAAAGAGTCATTTGATGGTTGGGCATATTTCAGTTGTGTAAATGTGtacaattattataaaattatgaacccagctattgctacaaaaactCCAAAAAACACCAGCTACACAATACAGAAAAGTACTTTTGTAAAGGATTCATTAAACgaactggctcataagagtcaaCTGTTCGTAAATAGGGAACAAAGaatatttttgattcactaacaAGAACTTAAaagagtttgtgaatcatattATACTTGTTTATGagctttatattttacatttgttaaaAAGAATCACTCACGAATCAAGTGTGCATTAATTGGACAACATTGGTtgtgctgtatgattttgattcaCTAAACAGGACTGATAAAagaattggtaacactttacaataaggttcattagttaaacattaattaatgtattaactaacatgaactaaccatgaacaatacatttattactgtatttactaatctttattaacattagttaacagaacattgtttgttcatgttagttcacactgcattaactaatgtaaacaaaattgtaataatatattagtaaatgttgaaattaacattaacaaagattaataaatgctgtttaagtgcggtcattattagttcatgttaactaatgtggttaactaatgttaactaatgaaccttattgtaaagtgttaccgagttATTTGATGGTTGGGAATATTTCAGTTGTGTAAATGTGTACAGTTATTATAAAATGATGAATCCATGAACATTTCGTTTCATTTTTGGAGTTATAAGTCTTTTTGGACATTTAATTCATTCAAAGAACTgactcataagggtcaattattcGTAAATAGGGCACACTGTATATATTTGATTCATTAACAAGAACTGTCTTAAaagagtttgtgaatcatatcATACTTGTTTATAagctttatattttaaatttgctAAAAAGAATCACTCATAAGTCAAGCGTTCATTAACTGGACAACAAGGGTTGCACTGTCtgattttgattcactaaaaagaactgataaAAGAGTCATTAGATGTTTGGGCATATTTCAGTTGTGTAAATGTGTACAGTTATTATAAAATGATGAACccagctattgctacaaaaactCCAAAAAAACCAAAAAGAACACCAGATACACAATACAGAAAGTCTAGGAAAAGTACTTTTTTGAATGATTCATGCTTCACTAACAAGAACTGTCTTAAaagagtttgtgaatcatatcATACTTGTTTATGagctttatattttacatttgttaaaAAGAGTTTTATAAAATGATGAATCCATGAACATTTCATTTCATTCAGTTTTTTGACATTTAATTCAttaaaagaactgactcataagggtcaattattcGTAAATAGGGCacactgtatatttttttattcattaacaaGAACTGTCTTAAAAGAAA
It encodes the following:
- the LOC141300333 gene encoding ephrin-B2a-like — its product is MPSPEGEHVATSNGTMEGLDNQEGGVCKTKSMKIIMKVGQNPSDPISPKEYPTSYPPKHPDAGSKDTKSNEVLDKHDASHQGEEKGNGNKSSSVIGSEVALFACIASASVIVIIIIIMLVFLLLKYRRRHRKHSPQHATTLSLSTLATPKRGGGGGNNNGSEPSDIIIPLRTADSVFCPHYEKVSGDYGHPVYIVQEMPPQSPANIYYKV